The Coffea arabica cultivar ET-39 chromosome 4e, Coffea Arabica ET-39 HiFi, whole genome shotgun sequence genome includes a window with the following:
- the LOC140005516 gene encoding zinc finger BED domain-containing protein RICESLEEPER 2-like produces the protein MAILMKAKFEKYWEQCSLVVAIAVMLDPRFKLALVDYYYNTLCGEGGQRYVDRVCNAIADLFVEYGGDLALFLSYVGDNIGEGTSSFSNKNIDVQDDDDKLSDFDKWYQQSCSSTILASQKSKLQSYLDEPVFPRKNDFDILGWWKANSPKFPILSKMTRDILTIPATTMASESAFSIGRTVIDETHASLLLDVVEALITTGDWLPLKKKRSL, from the exons ATGGCTATTCTAATGAAAGCAAAATTTGAGAAATATTGGGAACAATGTTCTTTGGTGGTGGCTATTGCTGTGATGCTTGATCCTAGATTTAAGTTGGCTTTAGTAGACTATTATTATAATACTCTTTGTGGAGAAGGTGGTCAAAGATATGTGGATAGAGTTTGTAATGCTATTGCTGATCTGTTTGTTGAATATGGAGGTGACCTTGCTCTTTTTTTGAGTTATGTTGGAGATAATATAGGAGAAGGGACTTctagttttagtaacaaaaatATAGATGTAcaagatgatgatgataagTTGTCTGATTTTGACAAATGGTATCAGCAATCTTGTTCTTCTACTATTCTTGCTAGCCAAAAATCTAAATTGCAATCATACTTGGACGAGCCTGTATTTCcaagaaaaaatgattttgaCATACTAGGTTGGTGGAAGGCAAACAGCCCAAAATTTCCTATTCTTAGCAAGATGACTCGTGATATTCTTACAATTCCAGCTACTACTATGGCATCAGAATCAGCATTTAGCATTGGCAGAACGGTAATTGATGAGACTCATGCTTCTTTGCTTCTTGATGTGGTCGAAGCTTTGATAACAACCGGAGATTGGTTacctttgaaaaagaaaagaa GTCTGTGA